From Candidatus Bathyarchaeum sp.:
CTAGAAGAAGAAAACATAGAAGAACTGAAACAGTTTGATGCGGTTCTTTTGGATTCTTTCACCAAAAACCAGTATGGGGGAACGGGAAAAACTCATGACTGGGCTGTAAGCAAACAAATCAAAGAAGCCGTTGCTCCGGTCCCAATTATTTTAGCAGGGGGATTAAAGCCAGAAAACGTCAAAGAGGCAATCGTAGCAGTAAAACCGTACGCGGTTGATGTTGCCAGTGGTGTTGAAGCCAGCCCAGCAATTAAAGATCCCAAGAAAATTCACGCTTTTGTTGAAAACGCAAAGGAGATTAAACTACAAAAATAGGTGAACATTTTGACGAAAGGAAAATTTGGAAAATTTGGCGGACAGTACGTCAACGAAATACTAATGCCAATTCTAATCGAGTTGGAAGATGCCTTTGAAAAGCATTATCCAACCCCAGAATTTCAAGAAAAACTGAACGAACTGCTACGAGACTACGCAGGAAGACCAACTTCTTTGTATTACGCAAGAAACTTTAGCAAAGTAATCGGCTGCAAAGTTTACCTCAAACGAGAAGACCTAGTCTGCGGAGGATCTCATAAACTCAACAACGCCCTTGGGCAAGCCTTGCTCACAAAAGAAATGGGAAAAACCCGAATGATAACTGAAACCGCCGCAGGACAGCATGGTCTAGCAACTGCTATGGCAGGAAACGTGTGTGGCTTAGAAACAGAAGTTTTTATGGGCGCCAAAGACATCATACGCCAAGCAAGCAATGTTAAACGAATCAAACTCTTAGGAGCAAAAGTCACACCCGTTAACATTGGAATGGGAGTTCTAAAGGATGCAGTTTCAGATACTCTACGAAAATGGACAGGGTGCTCAACAAATACTCATTATCTTATGGGGTCAACTGTTGGTCCACGACCATATCCAGAAATTGTGGCAACCTTCCAAAGCGTTATCGGAAAAGAAATCAAAAAACAAATCCACGAAAAAGAAGGCAGACTCCCAGATACAATAGTAGCCTGTGGAAGCGGAGGCAGCAACGCCCTAGGAGCCTTCAGGCCCTTCATCAAAGAAAAAGACGTCAAACTGGTTTTTGTGGAAGGGGGAGGAGTAAACCTAAAAGCAGACAACAGCGCCGCAGCCTTCAAAATTGGTAAACCCGGAATTCTTCACGGAGCAGTAATGCAAGTTTTGCAAGACGAAAATGGACAGATAAAACCATCCAGAACTCGAGCTGCAGGGCTTAACTATCCTGGAAGGGGTCCAGAAATTTCAGGATTAGTTGATAGGGGCAGAGTGAAAGCTAGTTGCGCCTTTGATAATCAAGTATTTGAAGCAGTCAAGGTTATGTGTCGCACGGAGGGCTTGATTCCTGCATTGGAGACGGCTCATGCCATAGCATATATGATGAACAATAAAGACGAATTCACCAAAGACGAAGTGGTTGTTTTGAACTTTTCAGGCAGAGGCGACAAGGACCTAGAGACCATTGTGAGGTATTTTGATGAGGCTTGAAAACAAATTCAAAGAACTCAAAAACAAAGGAGAAGGGGCTCACATGCCCCACGTCTACTACGGAGACCCCCACGAAGAGTTTTCCCTTAAACTGCTAGAGACCTTAGTTCGAAACGGAGCAGATATTCTTGAGTTTGGAATTCCCTTTTCTGACCCAACAGCAGACGGTCCAACGTTTCAGGCAGTATGTGAAAGGGCATTACAAAAGGGCATGACCCCAAACAAATGCATTGAAGGCATTAAAAAGATAAGAGCAAAAGGCATTGAAAACCCCATTGTAGTTACGACTTATTATAACATCCCATATGTTATGGGTGTTGGAAACTTTTTGAAAAAAATCAAAGATGCAGGAGCTCAAGCCATAATCGTGCCTAATGTTCCGGTTGAAGAAGCAGATATTTTGATAGTGGAAGGAAAAAAGAATGGAATCCACCCCATATTTCAAGTCGCACCAACAACAACCGAAGAAAGACTCAAAAAAATCGCAGACATCGCCTCTGGATTTCTTTATGTCATCGGGGTTGAAGGAGTAACAGGTGTTCGAGAAAGGATAGGGGATTCTACATTCAAACTAGTTGAACGGGTTAGAAAACACACAGATATGCCACTGTTAGCTGGATTTGGAATTTCAACTAAAGAACAAGCCGCAAACGTAGTTGCCGCAGGCGCAGATGGTGCAATAGCAGGAAGCGCATATGCTAAAGTCTATGAGAAAAGCTTGGAAAAACCTGAAGAAACACTATCTGAGATTACCGAGTTAGTAACTCAGATTAAACAAGGATGCATTGAAGGCTATAGACAACAACGGAAAAGTTAAAACAACTATAGCTTTGCAGGTTAACTTGAGGATGAAAAATGGACATCAAGGAATTTCAGAAATTGATGAAGCAGTTGTATTTTTCTAGGGATGCTGAACGTGGAGAAGAAAAAACTTTATCGTGGCTTGAAGAAGAAGTTCAAGAATTAAGAGAAGCGTTACAAGAAGGCGACACTAAAGAAGCGGAAAAAGAGTTTGCTGATGTTTTAGCTTGGTTGGCGTCCTTGGCAAACGTTGTGGGCGTTGACTTAGAAAAAGCAGCACTTTCAAAATATGCCAATAAATGTCCAAAATGCAAACTGAACCCTTGTGATTGCCCGTTCTAAAGGGCATCAATCAATCTTTGTTGTCCAGCACCAGTTAATTCCCAAAGATATTTGCGTTTACCTCTGTGGCGCACGATGTTTTCACTTTCCAAAAGATGCAAGTGATAAAGAACAACAGAATAACTAAGCTGAGCCTTTTTTGAAATGGTTATAGTCTTGGATATTTGAGTTTCAAGAACAGTAAGAAGTTTTGTTCTAGCAACTAAACCGGGTTGAACGTTCTTTTTTGAATTCAAGAAAGCGTTTGGGTGAAATTTGATTCGAAGCATCGTGCTCAAGGTATGTTGGAGTTTAAATCAAAAAAGATTTGTATTAAAATTCAAATCATGAGAATGCTTCAAGGCTAGATTGGCGAGGCTTTTTGCCTTCGAATAAGGTTAAGATTTCTTCTTGTACCATGTCGAGACGTTGGGCATAGTAATCGAGTAAACCGTATTTTTCAACCAGCCGTGATGCTGCTATTAGATATTTTTCTATTCCACCACGGTAAACCGTGAGAATTAAATCACTATTACAAGAAGGACATTTTCCGATAAGAGGCATCCGTCTGAATTTTTTGTTACAACCCTTACAACGGAATTGTTGAGTGGTAAACGCGCGAAGATTTCCGGCAATATCACGAATAAAATGAGTGTTCAAAACTTTGTTGGCGACCACGTCTGCGTCTACGGCGGCAATTTTTTCTGCCAAAACAAGTTGGCTATGCATTTTGTCGATCATTTTACCAAATTTTTTATAGACACTTTCAGTGTTGCCCATGTTAATATTGGAAACAGGAATGGTGTACTTGAAGCCTTCAAACTGAGCAGGCGTATTCAACCTATCAGCAATAACGTCAATAATATTCATTGTTTGACGGGCGTCTGCTTCTTCCCAAGTTTTTTGATAAAATTCTAGTGGATATTGTCCAGTGACGTCTACTTCGTGGGCTTGTCGTTGGACTTCTAAGGGATTAACTACCGGAATAATTAAAATTGGAGCATCCATGATTCCGCCGATTTGTGAAGGTAGAAATTCTTTAGAAAAATTCAAGATTGCATCCAGACCCAAAATTACGGCATCTTCATCGCCGTCACAGTCTCGCCGTTTTGCTGAATGCCACATGTGATGAGCATAAATAACATTCAGAGGTGTAAATCCAATGATTCGCCCAACAATTCCTACTGATGTGTGAGGGGCCAAACCAATTACAAGGTGACCAATTAATTCTTTGGGTTTGGATATGTTGTAGTATTTTGGAAGCTTGTACACTTTTTCAAGGAGTTCGTCCAAAAAATTTGCGACTTTAAGAAAATATGTTGCGCACTTTCTAGGGATGACTATGTCTTGAACTTTTAACTCACAAATTTGGTCAGGACTAGTTAATGGGTTTCCTTGATAATCGTGAGTGTAACCGTTTGCTCGGACTTGCTCAACGGTAACGCCAACTTCTTTGGAGGTAAAATGAGAAAGGGGAGCGTTTGTAGCATCAAATCTGATTGTTCCATCCTTGAACACAGACAAACCATGTCTGGCACGTAAAAGCCCTTTTTCAAGAATTTCGGGTGTTTTGGTTTCATTTGTCATACCTTTCACACCCTTGAAAAGGCTAAGCATAGGAAGACTCAGATTCTTACAAGCAACAGACAACAAGCCCCTTATGTCAACTTCTTGTCTAGCGTGAGACCGGGTTGAAGTTTTACAAGCAGGGCACTCATCTACATCTAACGTTCTTCCACATTGAGGACAAGTTTTCTCCAAAACAGTATCTGAACCACATTGGTTACATTTGAGGGTTAAACTTGGTGCGTTACATTTTACACAACGGCGTTTTACAAGATCAACTTCTATAGAAATTTTTTTTGAAGCATCAATAACATTACGGCGAGACCCTCCAGCCAAACCCACAGGAAACAAAGTGTGAACTAGAGGTTTCATTTCTCGGTGTTTAGCTTTTTCTGGGCGCCCCATTCGAGCACCTACAAAACTAACACCTTTTGCCTTAACAATAATCCCAGTAAGATTTTTTATAATATCCAGAACAGGTTCTGAAGTCACAATTTCAAACTCAGGCTTGTTAAATCCAAGACAAAAAGCAACAATGTGAGCTTCGTCCCCCACAATCTTTACAGTGTTCAAAATAACTTCGTGTTGAATGCACAGTTTTTCAAGAATGTCTTTAGCTGATTTGTCTTTAAAACCTACAATTTCTTGAACTATAGTGTTTTCAACCTTGATTTCAGAAGCTAACAACCATTTTCTTAGAGCCAAAAATTCTTCTCCAGAAAGAGTTTCCCAAAAAAAAGTAAACGCTGGATGAAAAGGCACCCCCAAAACCAAAGAAAGCCGAATTGCTTTTTGAGGGGTAGGTTTGTTTTTGTAAACGTCAGTCAAGATTTTCTGCAGATAAGATTTTTCCAGCTCTAATGCGTGGGCAGTTTTATCTAAATCATCGCCAAACTTTTGGTTTATCGATAGAGTAAGTTCTTCTCCCCACCATTCTTCATTGTATCCTGCGGGACGAAGAGGCTTGTTAGTATACAAAAAATCTCCAAACCCAATTAGAATGTCTCCTAAAAACAGGATTTTATCAATCATTTTGTTAACGGAATCAAAGTTTTCAAGGGTGACTCGGACCACTGAACCATTTTTGAGTCGAACAATAGGAGCCTCGATACTATCTACGGGAACAGTAATTCCTCCTTTTCCGGGACCTTCTAAACGAAGCTGAGTACCAGCTGCTAGAAAATTTTGCACAGTTAACATGGTTGCAGGATGAATTCCAACCGCAGCCAAGCCAGTGTTTCTGGACCGCCCATAACGAAGCCTAAAGCCCCCAACCCGAGAAGGAAACGAAAAAATTGGTCGCCCAGCAATTACGTCGGCCATAAATCCTGATTTCTTTTTCTTTGAAAACTCTTTGAGGTTTCCAAGCCAATCCCAACCAGGGATTTGCAATTTTTCGATAGTTGTTAATACTTTTGCTGCCCGGCCAACAATCCCATCATTTACTACCCGCAAGGCTCCGCCTCGAACGTTGTTTGTTTCAATTCGAGGTAGATTTCTGAAGGTTGAAACTTCTACTGGATCTGATTCGGTTCCTGTTACTTCTACGGGAATGTTTTGTATGCCTCTTCGTAATTCTTCATCTG
This genomic window contains:
- a CDS encoding DNA polymerase II large subunit, whose product is MPIPMSTEYKQYVDSLEKQLEDIYAVVAQARKKGLDPALVPEPEVAKDLAALVEGLVGPKGVAESIRELTETLSREALTFKITEQIINGKFGVMDRREAAEQAMRTALAILTEGITAAPIQGIAKVDIKTNSDRTEYLAIYYAGPIRSAGGTEQALTIIVGDHIRRLLKLDCYKPTEDEIGRFIEEIRLFERSIARFQYHISDEELRRGIQNIPVEVTGTESDPVEVSTFRNLPRIETNNVRGGALRVVNDGIVGRAAKVLTTIEKLQIPGWDWLGNLKEFSKKKKSGFMADVIAGRPIFSFPSRVGGFRLRYGRSRNTGLAAVGIHPATMLTVQNFLAAGTQLRLEGPGKGGITVPVDSIEAPIVRLKNGSVVRVTLENFDSVNKMIDKILFLGDILIGFGDFLYTNKPLRPAGYNEEWWGEELTLSINQKFGDDLDKTAHALELEKSYLQKILTDVYKNKPTPQKAIRLSLVLGVPFHPAFTFFWETLSGEEFLALRKWLLASEIKVENTIVQEIVGFKDKSAKDILEKLCIQHEVILNTVKIVGDEAHIVAFCLGFNKPEFEIVTSEPVLDIIKNLTGIIVKAKGVSFVGARMGRPEKAKHREMKPLVHTLFPVGLAGGSRRNVIDASKKISIEVDLVKRRCVKCNAPSLTLKCNQCGSDTVLEKTCPQCGRTLDVDECPACKTSTRSHARQEVDIRGLLSVACKNLSLPMLSLFKGVKGMTNETKTPEILEKGLLRARHGLSVFKDGTIRFDATNAPLSHFTSKEVGVTVEQVRANGYTHDYQGNPLTSPDQICELKVQDIVIPRKCATYFLKVANFLDELLEKVYKLPKYYNISKPKELIGHLVIGLAPHTSVGIVGRIIGFTPLNVIYAHHMWHSAKRRDCDGDEDAVILGLDAILNFSKEFLPSQIGGIMDAPILIIPVVNPLEVQRQAHEVDVTGQYPLEFYQKTWEEADARQTMNIIDVIADRLNTPAQFEGFKYTIPVSNINMGNTESVYKKFGKMIDKMHSQLVLAEKIAAVDADVVANKVLNTHFIRDIAGNLRAFTTQQFRCKGCNKKFRRMPLIGKCPSCNSDLILTVYRGGIEKYLIAASRLVEKYGLLDYYAQRLDMVQEEILTLFEGKKPRQSSLEAFS
- the trpB gene encoding tryptophan synthase subunit beta, whose amino-acid sequence is MLTKGKFGKFGGQYVNEILMPILIELEDAFEKHYPTPEFQEKLNELLRDYAGRPTSLYYARNFSKVIGCKVYLKREDLVCGGSHKLNNALGQALLTKEMGKTRMITETAAGQHGLATAMAGNVCGLETEVFMGAKDIIRQASNVKRIKLLGAKVTPVNIGMGVLKDAVSDTLRKWTGCSTNTHYLMGSTVGPRPYPEIVATFQSVIGKEIKKQIHEKEGRLPDTIVACGSGGSNALGAFRPFIKEKDVKLVFVEGGGVNLKADNSAAAFKIGKPGILHGAVMQVLQDENGQIKPSRTRAAGLNYPGRGPEISGLVDRGRVKASCAFDNQVFEAVKVMCRTEGLIPALETAHAIAYMMNNKDEFTKDEVVVLNFSGRGDKDLETIVRYFDEA
- the trpA gene encoding tryptophan synthase subunit alpha, encoding MRLENKFKELKNKGEGAHMPHVYYGDPHEEFSLKLLETLVRNGADILEFGIPFSDPTADGPTFQAVCERALQKGMTPNKCIEGIKKIRAKGIENPIVVTTYYNIPYVMGVGNFLKKIKDAGAQAIIVPNVPVEEADILIVEGKKNGIHPIFQVAPTTTEERLKKIADIASGFLYVIGVEGVTGVRERIGDSTFKLVERVRKHTDMPLLAGFGISTKEQAANVVAAGADGAIAGSAYAKVYEKSLEKPEETLSEITELVTQIKQGCIEGYRQQRKS
- a CDS encoding nucleotide pyrophosphohydrolase produces the protein MDIKEFQKLMKQLYFSRDAERGEEKTLSWLEEEVQELREALQEGDTKEAEKEFADVLAWLASLANVVGVDLEKAALSKYANKCPKCKLNPCDCPF